A region from the Rheinheimera mangrovi genome encodes:
- a CDS encoding TonB-dependent receptor plug domain-containing protein, producing MNYRYSPLALLPLFASCYGYAQSSTADTQQLMRHYKLKEADIVLCQKQSKVAAAVHQCLQQTKVMEKIEVKGRYTGPEQPEIVGRYHLDRNFIQRSPKSTGDINELIALMPGVQLSESAYALNQAAEIQAKELSISGGQPWQTGFFLDGVNYNSRLDPSGSSGALYEANDVRGSAQAFTLNSQLVESIDVYDSNIPANFGDFSGGVVDVKSRSAFDQNRFGISYRGTQSDWGNYKLITGNNDNVSPASTGDAPVFEKNSYGVSASHQFNSQHALLINLNYLESTVSELSLGEMVATQRENTNLLLKYSQRDLWLDRVDLTATYAPYKNHNIQTNVKDSEFVVEGGGFSTALHLAKDLRLGQWSGKLSYSGSENSRDAADHYYVWLQAKGKDWGKLDQVQNSSVTPVSKQGGLGDLDKTQNNARLESSLQFNDLSYLGLNHRLLLGIDIESEQIKRQRFYDSYNYTAARQYTSTQTPLNCNGYLYDCVELEFVRPLAELEQELGRPLDLSLVEDMLLYSENVSSTPQYFESRLVYPSELINEKVLKNALYLTDQIESGDWDWHLGLRYSTDNFFKNQNLAPRLSAGYRLFGDADSLLTFGLNRYYDAGLLSYKIKEAQLPYYVQYRPIRNGALQGWLRSSADSNTRVRYDNVKTPYDDEATLGFKQNTEHFGTFSIKALKRWKKDQLAAASDPVRESDGYFYKYQSNSGSGYSNRLSLAWSKQWHDHSFWLNTSFSKTFSSTNEFDENINNTAADELVILDGQLTSLDALNRINTNFARPLVLNFGWSSDWTNKLNSSLTATYKASYTAAVGTGTYDTTGNTNWLCPECSSGSVLVPVYSTKRLDGTTLVNLAVNYQLYQSATGNLALSADITNLFDSRTHQILPGANGVEIGRQFWIGISYDYY from the coding sequence ATGAACTATCGTTATAGCCCACTGGCGCTGCTGCCTTTATTCGCCTCTTGTTACGGCTATGCACAAAGCAGCACTGCAGATACACAGCAACTGATGCGCCACTACAAGCTAAAAGAAGCCGATATTGTGCTTTGCCAGAAACAAAGCAAAGTAGCAGCTGCAGTTCATCAGTGCCTGCAGCAAACTAAAGTGATGGAAAAAATTGAAGTCAAAGGACGGTATACCGGCCCGGAACAGCCTGAAATAGTCGGGCGTTATCATTTGGACCGCAATTTTATTCAGCGCAGTCCAAAATCCACAGGTGATATTAACGAGCTTATTGCCCTGATGCCTGGTGTACAGCTGTCAGAATCGGCCTATGCCTTAAATCAGGCCGCAGAAATTCAGGCAAAAGAGCTATCCATTTCCGGTGGCCAACCCTGGCAAACCGGCTTTTTCCTCGACGGTGTCAATTACAACAGCAGACTAGATCCAAGCGGAAGTTCAGGTGCTTTGTATGAAGCCAATGATGTAAGAGGCTCGGCCCAGGCTTTTACCCTGAACAGTCAGTTAGTAGAATCTATAGATGTCTATGACAGTAATATTCCAGCTAACTTTGGTGATTTCTCTGGTGGTGTGGTCGATGTGAAGTCGCGCTCAGCTTTTGATCAAAATCGCTTTGGCATCAGTTATCGCGGCACTCAAAGTGATTGGGGCAATTACAAACTGATCACAGGTAATAATGATAATGTCAGCCCAGCCAGCACCGGCGATGCGCCTGTGTTTGAAAAAAATAGCTACGGTGTATCAGCAAGCCATCAATTTAACAGTCAGCATGCGCTGCTTATCAATCTGAATTATCTGGAAAGTACGGTCAGTGAGTTGTCTTTAGGTGAGATGGTAGCGACACAAAGGGAAAACACCAACCTGCTGCTGAAGTACTCGCAGCGGGATTTGTGGCTGGACCGCGTCGATTTAACCGCCACCTACGCCCCTTACAAAAATCACAACATACAAACGAACGTCAAAGACAGCGAGTTTGTGGTCGAAGGTGGAGGTTTCAGCACAGCACTGCACCTGGCTAAAGACCTTAGATTAGGCCAGTGGTCTGGCAAACTGAGCTATAGCGGTAGCGAAAACAGCAGAGATGCCGCCGATCACTATTACGTCTGGCTGCAAGCCAAAGGCAAAGACTGGGGCAAGCTGGATCAAGTACAGAATTCCTCTGTCACGCCTGTATCTAAACAAGGAGGCCTTGGCGATCTGGATAAAACCCAAAACAATGCCCGCCTGGAAAGCAGCCTGCAGTTCAATGATTTGAGCTATCTAGGGCTGAACCATCGCTTGTTGCTTGGGATAGATATTGAGTCTGAGCAAATAAAACGTCAGCGTTTTTATGACAGTTATAACTACACAGCTGCCCGACAATATACCAGCACTCAAACACCATTGAACTGCAACGGTTACTTGTACGACTGCGTTGAACTTGAATTTGTCCGGCCACTGGCCGAGCTGGAGCAGGAACTAGGGCGGCCCTTAGATTTAAGCCTGGTTGAGGATATGCTGCTGTACAGCGAAAACGTCAGTAGCACACCTCAGTACTTTGAATCCAGACTAGTGTATCCTTCTGAACTCATTAATGAAAAAGTGCTGAAAAATGCGCTGTACCTGACCGACCAAATCGAGTCCGGCGATTGGGATTGGCATCTGGGTTTGCGCTACAGCACAGACAATTTTTTCAAAAATCAAAATCTGGCGCCCCGTCTGAGTGCTGGTTATCGCTTATTTGGCGATGCGGATTCTTTGCTGACTTTTGGTCTGAACCGCTACTACGACGCAGGTCTTCTAAGCTACAAAATTAAAGAGGCACAACTGCCTTATTATGTGCAGTACAGGCCTATCCGTAACGGTGCACTGCAAGGATGGCTGCGCTCGTCGGCCGACAGCAATACTCGTGTAAGGTACGATAATGTAAAAACACCTTATGACGATGAAGCCACCTTAGGCTTTAAGCAAAATACCGAACACTTTGGTACCTTTAGCATCAAAGCCCTAAAACGCTGGAAAAAAGATCAGCTAGCCGCGGCCTCAGATCCAGTGCGGGAAAGTGACGGCTATTTCTATAAGTATCAAAGCAATAGCGGCAGTGGTTACAGTAATAGGCTATCGCTGGCCTGGAGCAAGCAGTGGCACGATCATAGCTTCTGGTTGAATACCAGTTTCAGTAAAACTTTTAGCAGCACAAATGAGTTCGATGAAAATATCAACAATACAGCAGCAGATGAACTGGTGATTCTGGATGGCCAGCTGACCAGTCTGGATGCATTAAACAGAATTAATACCAATTTTGCCCGACCACTGGTGCTGAATTTTGGCTGGTCATCCGATTGGACAAACAAGCTTAACAGTAGCCTGACCGCAACCTATAAAGCCAGTTACACTGCAGCAGTAGGCACAGGGACTTACGACACCACAGGCAACACCAATTGGTTATGCCCTGAATGCAGCTCCGGCTCAGTATTGGTTCCTGTGTACAGCACAAAGCGACTGGACGGCACTACGCTGGTGAATTTGGCTGTTAACTATCAACTTTATCAATCTGCTACTGGCAATTTGGCACTAAGTGCCGATATCACCAATTTGTTTGACAGTCGCACGCATCAAATACTGCCTGGGGCCAACGGTGTAGAAATAGGACGCCAGTTCTGGATTGGAATTTCATATGACTATTATTAA
- a CDS encoding Ig-like domain-containing protein has product MYEVISLSLRKISVVALALSVLTACGGGDSNSAPAFGNTELRFTLDEDTKLTAQAEATDSDGDTLTYMLESAANNGVFQLLQNGHFSYSPFADFHGTDHVRLSVTDGKDRAVVDLTFTIHNVNDIPKILSTNVIVNSSGITTGKIEAFDQDSDALTFSLASSPENGTLEINSSTGEFVYTPEVLSMIDGSFLVAVTDGIIETPVTQQIELRASYITNADKLNYYYSSNSSHLKKSEDVIAQLPDDNAKDTANTELASGYLIAGFQSKAEEILGNAISEAGAQALAYRNASTHADAIGNTALGNHYRSLSSRLYTQKLLEKGIANITTADASFMMSLARYYRQAGAVSDSAALMSQLKSFALASKTEVYSTIYGNFLTAYQLNTNALIDNYLAEPTEAHRLEALSAIEDYAELAEQTSYEIPTSGAYRGQKVYRYRALHLSYVAERFQQINAVEKTKEYLAKTLAIYADTNYDNNYSYSKSAYATATLGYYSFPLQSSAGLFQYHYPTLSTNLPLSLLPATGTATANAKNDIALHKALQKLQAGNDTATVLAELKTSYSRLRDYYPVLFENGSANPGLAWDLFYSGHRDKALELMQLASTLLNSEEYFAERSSAAYMLGSYGCYRLVKAYQQMAADELANQQALHCESIATQYFHPDKKRLDISQSILGYRYLISTAQLAGRTETAQSSATLLTSLLASLTDTQQRFISSINAASLLASAGFYTQAGDLQAKAYQDLDSLLAGSPTQEQLSELLKALLTYSGDLYKATDIDTTFNQRNYIRALRYASATAKTVDIPAAYQALQQRVSVFNAKIAELSINEQQELHENQIKLNLASDLSEQALAIIRTDAVAAAEKVSLNTEVATHYALQNHFPGTTVANVDTDNDGLPNFFLLSATAEQIQASGLTADNDADNDGIADPEDLNPLVATH; this is encoded by the coding sequence ATGTATGAAGTTATCAGCCTGAGCTTGAGAAAAATCAGTGTAGTCGCCTTGGCTTTATCTGTGTTAACTGCCTGCGGTGGCGGAGATTCAAATTCAGCCCCTGCATTTGGCAATACTGAACTTAGGTTCACGCTAGATGAAGACACTAAGCTGACCGCCCAGGCAGAAGCAACGGATTCAGACGGCGACACTTTAACCTATATGCTTGAGTCTGCGGCCAATAACGGCGTATTTCAGCTACTACAAAATGGCCATTTCAGTTACAGCCCATTTGCTGACTTTCATGGCACTGACCACGTCAGATTGTCTGTCACTGATGGCAAAGACAGAGCTGTAGTTGATTTGACATTTACTATCCACAATGTAAATGACATTCCAAAAATACTCAGTACAAATGTGATAGTGAATAGCTCTGGTATCACCACTGGAAAAATAGAAGCTTTTGACCAGGATAGCGATGCTCTGACCTTTAGCCTTGCCAGTAGCCCGGAAAATGGCACTTTAGAGATCAACAGCTCTACCGGTGAATTTGTCTATACACCTGAAGTACTCAGCATGATTGATGGCTCTTTTCTGGTGGCGGTTACAGACGGCATTATCGAAACACCGGTAACACAGCAGATAGAACTCAGAGCCAGCTATATCACCAACGCAGATAAACTTAATTACTACTACAGCAGTAACAGTTCTCATCTGAAGAAAAGTGAAGACGTTATTGCTCAGTTACCAGACGATAATGCCAAAGACACTGCCAATACAGAGCTGGCCTCAGGCTATTTGATCGCAGGGTTCCAGTCCAAAGCTGAAGAAATCCTTGGTAATGCGATCTCTGAAGCAGGAGCCCAGGCTCTGGCTTACCGAAATGCATCCACTCATGCCGATGCAATCGGAAATACGGCACTGGGTAACCACTACCGGAGCCTTTCCTCACGGCTTTACACCCAAAAATTGCTGGAAAAAGGCATAGCCAATATCACCACAGCCGACGCTAGTTTTATGATGTCTTTGGCAAGATATTACCGACAGGCAGGTGCAGTAAGCGACTCAGCTGCATTGATGAGTCAACTCAAAAGCTTTGCTTTAGCCTCAAAAACCGAAGTTTATAGCACTATCTATGGTAATTTTCTGACTGCTTACCAGTTAAATACCAACGCCTTGATCGACAATTATCTGGCTGAGCCAACCGAAGCTCATCGGCTGGAGGCGTTGAGCGCTATTGAAGATTATGCCGAACTGGCAGAACAAACCAGTTATGAAATTCCAACCAGTGGTGCCTATAGAGGCCAAAAAGTGTATAGGTACCGCGCCTTACATTTATCCTATGTGGCCGAGCGTTTTCAACAAATAAACGCTGTAGAAAAAACCAAAGAGTACTTGGCTAAAACTCTGGCTATTTATGCAGACACCAATTACGACAACAACTACAGCTACAGCAAATCCGCTTATGCGACAGCCACATTGGGTTATTACAGCTTTCCACTGCAATCTTCCGCAGGCTTGTTTCAGTACCACTATCCGACCCTAAGCACAAACCTGCCATTATCACTTTTGCCTGCCACTGGTACTGCTACGGCCAATGCTAAAAATGACATTGCTTTGCATAAAGCATTACAAAAACTACAAGCAGGCAACGACACAGCAACAGTGCTGGCAGAGCTGAAAACCAGTTACAGCAGATTGCGTGATTATTACCCAGTGTTGTTTGAAAATGGTTCAGCCAATCCGGGTTTAGCATGGGATCTGTTTTATTCAGGACATCGCGACAAAGCGCTTGAACTGATGCAGTTAGCCTCAACGCTGCTGAATTCGGAAGAGTATTTTGCTGAGCGCTCCAGCGCCGCTTATATGTTGGGCAGTTATGGCTGTTATCGTCTGGTCAAGGCCTATCAGCAGATGGCAGCTGATGAATTAGCAAACCAACAGGCACTGCACTGTGAAAGCATAGCCACTCAGTATTTCCATCCGGACAAAAAACGGCTGGATATATCACAATCAATCCTTGGGTACCGTTATCTGATTTCAACAGCTCAATTGGCTGGCCGCACTGAAACAGCACAGAGCAGCGCTACGTTACTGACATCGCTACTGGCCTCTTTAACCGATACTCAACAGCGTTTTATCAGCTCGATCAATGCCGCCAGTTTACTGGCATCTGCAGGTTTTTATACTCAAGCTGGCGATCTGCAGGCCAAAGCCTATCAGGATCTGGATAGCTTACTGGCTGGCTCGCCCACTCAGGAGCAACTGAGTGAGTTACTCAAAGCTCTGCTGACTTACAGCGGCGATCTGTATAAAGCGACTGACATCGATACAACCTTTAACCAGCGTAACTATATCAGGGCTTTGCGCTACGCCTCAGCAACAGCTAAAACCGTGGATATTCCAGCTGCTTATCAGGCATTACAGCAAAGGGTTTCTGTGTTCAATGCCAAGATTGCCGAGCTTTCCATTAACGAACAGCAGGAACTGCATGAGAACCAGATTAAGTTAAATCTGGCGTCTGACTTGAGTGAACAAGCTTTGGCCATCATCCGGACCGATGCGGTAGCAGCTGCAGAAAAAGTAAGTCTCAACACCGAAGTCGCAACTCACTATGCACTGCAAAATCATTTCCCCGGCACTACGGTGGCAAACGTCGACACCGACAACGACGGTTTACCTAACTTCTTTCTGCTAAGTGCCACAGCTGAACAGATCCAGGCTTCAGGCCTGACTGCAGATAACGACGCGGATAATGATGGCATTGCCGATCCAGAAGATCTCAACCCCTTGGTTGCAACTCATTAA
- a CDS encoding efflux RND transporter permease subunit has protein sequence MNFTDIFIKKPVLAIVVSLLILLAGFQSMSNMTVRQYPRSDIAVIRITTAYIGANADLVRGFITTPIERAIASAGGIDYIESQSTMGVSSVVAHLHLNYDPLKAMTEISAKVNQVRGDLPPEAEVPAIAIEAADSQFASAYLSFSSDILEQNQITEFLSRSVQPRLIAISGVQKADILGGRTFAMRVWLKPERMAALGITASDIRTALTDNNIQATIGQTRGAYTQVNLRANTDMKGVDEFKRMILRQNSDGIVRLSDVADVVLGADDYNTNVNYSGETAVFMGVFVAPNANSLDVIKAVTKEMEQIKADLPSGLTGEVSYDATKYIEAAIDDVIKTLGETLLIIIVVIFLFLGFSRSVLIPIIAIPLSLIGAMFIMKLFGFSLNLLTLLSIVLSVGLVVDDAIVMVENIERHIQNGLKPFKAALVAARELGGPIIAMTVTLISVYVPIGLQGGLTGTLFREFAITLAGAVAISAIVAITLSPMMASRMLKPHTSLKAPLDGIFNRFQHFYSRKLESSLNNRLGVYVFWFGIMLLCVPLYNYSPKELAPVEDQGVIFGIVDSPANSTVDQSSYYGKYVNEAFMSVPETDFTFQITTPTGGFGGMVTKPWAERERTVFELMPEVQQKLTEISGVRILPITPPSLPGGGQFPVEFVIASTAESTEIYDYALKLEKVMRESGMFPFQVIDMKVDQPEYQLNIDRDKVADLGLNMKDVVQDLGTLLGGGYVNRFNMAGQSYKVVPQVKRIERLTPDDLTNLYIKGPQDQMIRVDQIASLTHSTVPRSINRMQQLNAVKISGVTIKPLDETLTFLETEAKKLLPSNYSVDYTGESRQLKREGNTFLPAFTLAVTMIFLVLAAQYNSFRDPIVILLGSVPLALFGALVFTFLKIPAPMPFYTDGFTSTLNIYSQVGLVTLIGLIARNGILVVEFANKLQEQGKSKLEAIREASVLRLRPVMMTSIATIAGHTPLIFAEGAGAAARNSIGIVLVLGMTIGTFMTLFVLPSVYMLIAKDHSHDKVMDEDDDALAEPTAKNAH, from the coding sequence ATGAATTTTACCGATATTTTTATTAAAAAGCCTGTGCTGGCCATAGTGGTCAGCCTGCTGATATTGCTGGCTGGTTTCCAGTCGATGAGCAATATGACGGTACGGCAGTACCCACGTTCAGATATAGCTGTGATAAGAATTACCACAGCTTATATAGGCGCAAATGCTGATTTAGTCCGTGGTTTTATTACCACGCCTATCGAACGAGCTATAGCCTCTGCCGGTGGTATCGACTACATCGAGTCGCAGAGCACTATGGGCGTATCGAGCGTTGTAGCGCATTTGCATCTGAACTATGACCCGCTCAAAGCCATGACGGAAATCAGCGCTAAGGTCAACCAGGTGCGTGGTGATTTGCCACCAGAAGCCGAAGTACCGGCTATTGCCATTGAAGCGGCTGACAGTCAGTTTGCCTCAGCTTATTTAAGCTTCAGCTCAGATATTCTGGAACAAAATCAAATCACTGAATTTTTAAGCCGCTCAGTGCAGCCGCGTTTAATTGCGATCAGTGGTGTACAAAAAGCCGATATTCTCGGTGGCCGCACCTTTGCAATGCGGGTCTGGTTAAAACCAGAGCGTATGGCCGCTTTAGGCATTACGGCTTCTGATATCCGTACAGCGCTGACCGACAATAATATTCAGGCCACTATAGGCCAAACCCGTGGTGCTTACACTCAGGTGAATTTACGCGCCAACACAGATATGAAAGGTGTGGACGAATTTAAGCGCATGATTTTACGTCAGAATAGCGACGGTATAGTGCGTTTATCTGATGTAGCCGATGTAGTTTTGGGTGCTGACGATTACAACACGAACGTCAACTACTCAGGTGAAACAGCGGTCTTTATGGGGGTGTTTGTTGCACCTAACGCCAACTCTTTAGATGTCATTAAAGCTGTCACCAAAGAGATGGAACAGATCAAAGCAGACTTGCCCAGCGGTTTAACAGGAGAAGTCTCCTACGATGCGACTAAATACATTGAAGCTGCCATTGACGATGTCATTAAGACGCTCGGTGAAACCTTGCTGATCATCATAGTGGTGATATTCCTGTTTTTAGGCTTCAGCCGTTCAGTGCTTATTCCTATTATCGCCATTCCGCTGTCTCTGATTGGCGCCATGTTTATTATGAAACTCTTTGGCTTCTCATTAAACCTGCTCACCTTGCTGTCGATCGTATTGTCTGTCGGTCTGGTGGTGGATGACGCCATTGTTATGGTAGAAAACATTGAACGTCATATTCAAAACGGCCTGAAGCCATTTAAAGCAGCCTTAGTGGCGGCCCGCGAATTGGGTGGCCCTATTATTGCGATGACAGTGACGCTGATTTCAGTCTATGTGCCTATAGGTTTACAAGGCGGTTTAACCGGTACTTTATTCCGCGAATTTGCCATTACACTGGCAGGTGCTGTAGCTATTTCTGCCATAGTGGCTATTACGCTATCGCCTATGATGGCCTCACGTATGTTAAAACCTCATACCAGTTTAAAAGCGCCACTGGATGGTATTTTCAACCGTTTCCAGCATTTTTACAGCCGTAAGCTGGAAAGCAGTTTAAATAACAGGCTTGGGGTCTATGTGTTCTGGTTTGGCATTATGCTGCTCTGTGTACCTTTGTACAACTATTCGCCGAAAGAGCTGGCACCAGTGGAAGATCAAGGTGTGATCTTTGGTATTGTTGACTCTCCTGCCAACTCGACTGTTGATCAATCGTCTTATTATGGCAAGTACGTTAACGAAGCTTTTATGTCAGTGCCTGAAACCGACTTTACCTTCCAAATCACCACTCCGACGGGCGGTTTTGGCGGTATGGTGACCAAACCCTGGGCAGAACGTGAACGCACCGTGTTTGAACTGATGCCGGAAGTACAACAAAAACTGACTGAAATTTCTGGCGTACGGATTTTACCTATCACTCCACCTTCGTTACCTGGTGGTGGTCAATTCCCGGTCGAGTTCGTAATTGCTTCTACGGCCGAATCCACGGAGATTTACGACTACGCGCTGAAACTGGAAAAAGTAATGCGCGAAAGCGGCATGTTCCCGTTCCAGGTGATTGATATGAAAGTAGATCAACCTGAGTATCAACTGAATATCGACCGCGATAAAGTGGCCGATTTAGGCCTGAATATGAAGGATGTAGTACAGGACTTAGGCACCTTGTTAGGCGGTGGTTATGTCAACCGCTTTAACATGGCCGGTCAAAGCTACAAAGTGGTGCCCCAAGTGAAACGTATAGAGCGTTTAACCCCTGATGATTTAACCAACCTCTATATCAAAGGTCCACAAGACCAGATGATACGGGTCGATCAAATTGCCAGCCTGACGCACAGCACTGTGCCACGCAGTATCAACCGTATGCAGCAACTGAACGCAGTGAAAATCAGTGGTGTGACTATTAAGCCACTGGATGAAACCTTAACCTTCCTTGAAACTGAAGCGAAAAAGTTACTGCCAAGTAATTATTCGGTTGATTACACAGGTGAATCCCGTCAGTTAAAACGTGAAGGCAACACCTTCCTGCCAGCTTTTACTTTGGCCGTGACTATGATTTTCCTGGTGCTGGCAGCTCAGTACAACAGCTTCCGTGACCCTATCGTCATCTTGTTAGGTTCGGTGCCTCTGGCTCTGTTTGGTGCGCTGGTGTTTACCTTCCTGAAAATTCCGGCACCAATGCCGTTTTACACCGACGGCTTTACCAGCACACTGAATATCTATTCGCAGGTGGGATTAGTCACGCTGATAGGTTTGATTGCGCGTAACGGTATTTTGGTGGTGGAATTTGCCAACAAGCTGCAGGAACAAGGCAAATCCAAACTGGAGGCTATTCGTGAAGCTTCAGTGCTGCGTTTACGCCCTGTAATGATGACCAGTATCGCCACTATCGCAGGCCACACTCCGCTGATCTTCGCCGAAGGTGCAGGTGCTGCGGCCCGTAACTCTATAGGTATAGTGCTGGTACTGGGCATGACTATTGGTACCTTTATGACGCTTTTCGTGTTGCCTTCTGTCTATATGCTGATTGCAAAAGATCATAGCCACGACAAGGTAATGGATGAAGACGATGATGCATTGGCAGAGCCAACAGCAAAAAATGCTCATTAA
- a CDS encoding efflux RND transporter periplasmic adaptor subunit has product MKRFKSILFAILGLLCVFALLAGIKFDQILTMIKSGETFVPPPAYVSTFSVEQQSWPNTYNAIGTVLADEGIVVAAEVPGRVKKISFSNGQQVKAGTVLIEQDVTNEQAQLRSAEASFKLAKTSYERLVQLRRTNIATQSELDNAKQQLDSALAQVDNLKATLQKKVIRAPFDGRIGIRQVDLGTDLQAGTAIVSLQATNKVRVNFPVPQNWLTQITKGLPVEVSVGDGAVIVKGEISAIGAEINTSTRNVIVQSILDNSTNVLIPGMAVSSTVTLTEPHQLLVVPSTAIIYAPFGDTVFVVEKDDKGGLKARQQFVRLGKARGDFVEVINGLKAGDQVVSAGAFKLFNGQSVVLSKTQPPEFKAAPTPADT; this is encoded by the coding sequence ATGAAAAGATTTAAATCCATACTATTCGCTATTCTTGGCTTGCTCTGTGTGTTTGCGTTACTTGCCGGGATAAAGTTTGACCAGATTTTGACCATGATCAAATCGGGCGAAACCTTTGTCCCTCCTCCTGCCTATGTCAGCACTTTTAGTGTCGAACAACAAAGCTGGCCCAATACCTATAATGCTATTGGCACAGTGCTGGCAGACGAAGGTATTGTGGTAGCTGCCGAAGTACCGGGCCGGGTGAAAAAAATAAGCTTTAGCAATGGCCAGCAAGTGAAAGCTGGTACTGTGTTGATTGAACAGGACGTGACAAACGAGCAAGCTCAGTTGCGTTCAGCCGAAGCCAGCTTCAAGTTGGCAAAAACCAGTTATGAGCGCTTAGTGCAGTTACGCCGCACCAACATTGCCACTCAAAGTGAATTAGACAACGCCAAACAACAACTCGACAGCGCTTTAGCTCAGGTCGACAACTTAAAAGCAACCTTACAGAAAAAAGTCATTCGCGCACCTTTTGATGGTCGTATTGGTATTCGTCAGGTTGACTTAGGTACAGATTTACAGGCTGGTACTGCCATAGTGTCATTACAAGCCACCAACAAAGTACGGGTAAACTTCCCCGTGCCGCAAAACTGGCTGACTCAGATCACTAAAGGTTTACCTGTTGAAGTGTCAGTAGGAGATGGTGCTGTAATAGTCAAAGGTGAAATCAGTGCTATTGGCGCCGAAATTAATACCAGTACCCGTAATGTCATAGTGCAGTCTATTTTAGACAACAGCACTAACGTGTTAATACCAGGTATGGCCGTATCGAGCACTGTGACCTTAACAGAGCCGCATCAGTTGCTGGTGGTGCCAAGCACAGCCATTATTTACGCTCCTTTTGGTGACACTGTATTTGTAGTGGAAAAAGATGACAAAGGCGGCTTAAAAGCCCGTCAGCAGTTTGTCCGCTTAGGCAAAGCCCGTGGTGATTTTGTTGAGGTGATCAATGGCCTTAAAGCCGGTGATCAGGTGGTAAGTGCAGGTGCATTTAAATTATTTAATGGCCAGTCTGTGGTACTGAGCAAAACTCAGCCACCAGAATTTAAAGCTGCGCCAACACCAGCTGATACCTGA